A portion of the Lolium rigidum isolate FL_2022 chromosome 1, APGP_CSIRO_Lrig_0.1, whole genome shotgun sequence genome contains these proteins:
- the LOC124688652 gene encoding sm-like protein LSM7 yields MSGRKETVLDLAKFVDKGVQVKLTGGRQVTGTLKGYDQLLNLVLDEAIEFEREQDDPLKLSAKTRQLGLIVCRGTAVMLVSPTEGTEEIKNPFQEADGAQA; encoded by the exons ATG TCAGGGCGCAAGGAGACGGTGCTGGACCTGGCCAAGTTCGTCGACAAGGGCGTCCAGGTCAAGCTCACCGGCGGCAGGCAAG TTACAGGAACTTTGAAGGGCTATGACCAGCTTCTGAACTTGGTGCTTGATGAAGCAATTGAGTTTGAGAGAG AGCAAGATGACCCGCTGAAACTGTCGGCGAAAACCAGGCAGCTTGGTCTCATT GTCTGCAGAGGTACAGCGGTGATGCTGGTGTCACCAACCGAGGGAACGGAGGAGATCAAAAACCCCTTCCAAGAGGCTGATGGCGCACAAGCCTGA
- the LOC124688641 gene encoding alcohol dehydrogenase 3 encodes MATAGKVIKCKAAVAWEAGKPLSIEEVEVAPPQAMEVRVKILYTALCHTDVYFWEAKGQTPVFPRILGHEAGGIVESVGEGVTELVPGDHVLPVFTGECKECAHCKSEESNLCDLLRINVDRGVMIGDGQSRFTIDGKPIFHFVGTSTFSEYTVIHVGCLAKINPEAPLDKVCVLSCGISTGLGATLNVAKPKKGSTVAIFGLGAVGLAAMEGARMAGASRIIGVDLNPAKYEQAKKFGCTDFVNPKDYTKPVQEVLVEMTNGGLDRAVECTGHIDAMIAAFECVHDGWGVAVLVGVPHKEAVFKTHPMNFLNERTLKGTFFGNYKPRTDLPEVVEMYMRKELDLEKFITHSVPFSQINTAFDLMLKGEGLRCVMRMDE; translated from the exons ATGGCGACAGCCGGGAAGGTGATCAAGTGCAAAG CGGCTGTGGCATGGGAGGCCGGGAAGCCGCTGTCGatcgaggaggtggaggtggcgccgCCGCAGGCCATGGAGGTGCGCGTCAAGATCCTGTACACCGCCCTCTGCCACACCGACGTCTACTTCTGGGAAGCCAAGG GGCAAACTCCTGTTTTCCCTAGGATCTTAGGCCATGAAGCTGGAGG TATTGTTGAGAGCGTGGGAGAGGGTGTGACAGAACTAGTGCCAGGTGACCATGTCCTCCCTGTGTTTACTGGAGAGTGCAAAGAGTGTGCCCACTGCAAATCAGAGGAGAGCAACTTGTGTGACCTCCTCAGGATCAACGTGGATCGTGGCGTGATGATCGGTGACGGGCAGTCCCGCTTCACCATCGATGGAAAACCGATCTTCCACTTTGTCGGGACCTCAACCTTCAGTGAGTACACCGTGATTCATGTAGGGTGCCTTGCCAAGATCAACCCCGAGGCTCCCCTCGACAAAGTTTGTGTTCTCAGCTGTGGTATCTCAACCG GTCTTGGTGCGACCCTCAATGTCGCAAAACCGAAAAAGGGTTCGACAGTGGCGATTTTCGGACTTGGAGCTGTAGGCCTTGCT GCCATGGAAGGTGCTAGGATGGCTGGCGCATCAAGGATCATTGGAGTGGACTTGAACCCTGCAAAGTACGAACAAG CTAAGAAATTTGGATGCACAGACTTTGTGAACCCAAAGGACTACACCAAGCCAGTGCAAGAG GTGCTTGTGGAAATGACCAATGGTGGTCTGGACCGGGCCGTGGAGTGCACTGGCCACATCGATGCCATGATCGCTGCCTTTGAATGCGTACACGAT GGGTGGGGCGTGGCGGTGCTGGTTGGCGTCCCCCACAAGGAGGCCGTGTTCAAGACCCACCCCATGAACTTCCTGAACGAGAGGACACTCAAGGGAACCTTCTTCGGCAATTACAAGCCACGCACGGACCTTCCCGAAGTCGTCGAGATGTACATGAGGAAGGAGCTTGATCTGGAGAAGTTCATCACGCACAGCGTGCCCTTCTCGCAGATCAACACGGCGTTCGACCTCATGCTCAAGGGGGAGGGCCTGCGCTGCGTGATGAGGATGGACGAGTAG
- the LOC124654372 gene encoding double-strand break repair protein MRE11-like: MEASRKSPKKTKVLDLSAYWFGFLEISFPREAAAVVGRGGGSSTTLRILVATDCHLGYLEKDELRRSDSFDTFEEIFSLAEQHKVDFVLLGGNLFHENNPSRSTLVKTIEILRRCCLGDRPVQFQVVSDQATSLQNLFGRVNHGDPNINISLPVFTIHGDHDDPTGVDNMSAIDVLASAGFVNYFGKVDLGSSDVDEMSLHPILIKKAATAVALYGLGNVRDTRLREMFQTPGAIKWINHESPEDMPLSNWFNIMILHQNRRTASPDNGITEYLLPHSLDLVIWGHEHESIADPQEVPGMGFHITQPGSTITTSLTSAEATQKHVLLLEIKGMKYRPTKIPLKTVRPFEYAEVVLEEQEDVDPNDEWTVHAHLDKVVENLIEKNNRKTGSGSEPKLPLVRIKVDYSGFSTINPHRFGQKYVGKVANPQDVIVFSKSAKRRQNTQVNTDGSEQIYPTDLDQCTVEDLVAESNVKTQILQVNDLQTALHVFVKKDDNMAFHSCLQKNTEDAKVRDTSHHQYLRIVESNPGGLYPCYIYYQIVL, from the exons ATGGAGGCGTCCCGAAAATCACCTAAGAAGACCAAGGTTCTTGATCTGTCTGCAT ATTGGTTTGGATTTCTTGAAATAAGTTTTCCCAG GGAGGCCGCAGCAGTagtaggacgaggaggaggaagcagcACCACGCTGCGGATACTAGTGGCGACCGACTGCCACCTCGGCTATCTCGAGAAGGACGAGCTACGCAGGTCCGACTCCTTCGACACCTTCGAGGAGATCTTCTCACTGGCAGAGCAACATAAG GTGGATTTCGTGCTTCTTGGTGGCAATCTGTTCCACGAGAACAATCCGTCGCGCTCGACGCTGGTGAAGACGATTGAGATCCTGAGGCGCTGCTGCCTGGGTGACCGGCCGGTGCAGTTTCAGGTGGTCAGTGATCAGGCAACAAGCCTGCAGAACTT GTTCGGTCGGGTGAATCACGGAGACCCAAACATCAACATCAGCTTGCCCGTGTTCACCATACATGGCGACCATGATGATCCTACAGGAGTG GATAACATGTCCGCAATAGATGTTCTTGCCTCGGCTGGTTTTGTGAATTATTTTGGAAAGGTGGATCTTGGCAGTTCTGATGTTGATGAAATGTCACTTCATCCTATACTTATCAAAAAG GCCGCAACAGCTGTCGCACTATACGGCCTAGGGAATGTCAGGGATACAAGATTGAGAGAGATGTTTCAA ACACCAGGTGCAATAAAGTGGATTAACCATGAAAGTCCAGAAGATATGCCATTATCTAACTGGTTCAACATTATGATTCTTCATCAGAACAG GAGAACGGCGAGTCCTGACAATGGCATCACCGAATATCTTTTGCCACATTCTTTAGACTTGGTAATTTGGGGCCACGAGCATGAAAGCATTGCAGATCCACAG GAGGTTCCAGGTATGGGTTTTCACATCACACAACCAGGATCTACAATTACCACATCACTCACTAGTGCCGAAGCAACCCAAAAGCATGTGCTTTTGTTGGAAATAAAG GGAATGAAATACAGGCCAACTAAAATACCTTTGAAGACTGTTAGACCATTCGAATATGCTGAG GTTGTGTTAGAAGAACAAGAGGATGTTGACCCGAACGACGAATGGACGGTTCACGCACATTTGGATAAAGTT GTGGAAAATCTTATTGAGAAGAACAATAGAAAAACAGGCAGTGGATCAGAGCCCAAACTTCCACTTGTTAGGATAAAG GTGGACTACTCTGGATTTTCGACTATAAACCCGCATCGGTTTGGTCAAAAGTATGTTGGGAAG GTCGCAAATCCCCAAGACGTTATTGTTTTCTCAAAATCAGCGAAAAGACGTCAAAATACGCAAG TAAACACTGATGGTTCTGAACAGATTTATCCAACTGACCTTGATCAGTGCACAGTCGAAGATTTGGTTGCAGAGAGTAACGTG AAAACGCAGATTCTTCAAGTGAATGATCTGCAGACTGCCCTGCATGTTTTTGTCAAAAAGGATGATAATATGGCGTTTCACTCCTGCTTGCAGAAAAATACTGAAGATGCGAAAGTAAGAGACACTTCACACCACCAATATCTTCGTATAGTAGAGAGTAACCCTGGTGGTTTATACCCTTGTTATATATACTATCAGATCGTGCTTTGA